The Blochmannia endosymbiont of Camponotus sp. genome includes a window with the following:
- a CDS encoding SurA N-terminal domain-containing protein: MKFWKTLILIFIINTSIVFGEIKTTDKIVALVNHHIILDSDVRNSMYMILDNIFNVDNNALQHVVYYQQILDQLITDKLIFQAATQQEITNNYTQLNQVICRISNLYDMTLDQFRAYLYNTGLNYEKYCTQQYQDMLKINICDRVTYHRASILTNEINKVVNKLEMIDFNKQFKLRHITFSLPIQPTQNQINTIECFARLLIKKKEFNKNNSIKKLIRLYSNKYILQIIKVQETEWVSWKDMPIIFDQHLKKIKKGDLIGPILSHDGIHIAEVQDIRYKQLMLPITKIKAKIFGVKDSCKNVNIVKQLLQIKELIEKNNTTFDIITKEKLKSMGFDNYEENIIYKDLDDFEPSIRRALITLKNNEISMPMHIYDGWYLVQLMDFSILDYTAIIHERAYLYLLSKKFNEIMKYWIQELRSSSYIKILN, translated from the coding sequence ATGAAATTTTGGAAAACGTTAATTTTAATATTTATAATAAACACAAGCATTGTTTTTGGAGAAATAAAAACAACAGATAAAATTGTAGCATTAGTAAATCATCATATTATACTAGATAGCGATGTTCGAAACAGTATGTATATGATTCTAGATAATATTTTTAATGTTGATAACAATGCGTTACAACATGTAGTATATTATCAACAAATATTAGATCAATTAATTACAGATAAACTCATTTTTCAGGCAGCTACTCAACAAGAGATTACAAATAATTATACTCAACTCAATCAGGTGATTTGTCGTATTTCAAATCTATATGATATGACACTAGACCAGTTTCGTGCATACTTATACAATACTGGTCTAAACTATGAAAAATATTGTACACAACAATATCAAGATATGCTTAAAATCAACATATGTGACCGTGTCACTTATCATCGTGCTAGTATACTCACTAATGAAATAAATAAAGTTGTTAATAAATTAGAAATGATTGATTTTAATAAGCAATTTAAGCTAAGACATATCACATTTTCGTTGCCAATACAACCAACGCAAAACCAAATAAACACAATAGAATGTTTTGCAAGATTGTTAATTAAAAAAAAAGAATTTAATAAAAACAATAGTATTAAAAAGTTAATACGTCTTTATTCTAATAAATATATTCTGCAAATAATTAAAGTACAAGAAACAGAATGGGTTTCGTGGAAGGATATGCCAATTATTTTTGATCAACATTTGAAAAAAATAAAAAAGGGTGATCTTATTGGTCCCATTTTATCTCATGATGGAATACATATTGCAGAAGTACAAGATATACGTTATAAACAACTGATGTTGCCTATTACTAAAATTAAAGCAAAAATATTTGGTGTAAAAGATTCATGTAAAAATGTAAATATAGTAAAACAACTGTTACAGATTAAAGAACTTATTGAAAAAAACAATACTACATTTGATATAATTACTAAAGAAAAATTAAAAAGTATGGGTTTCGATAATTATGAAGAAAATATAATATATAAAGATTTAGATGATTTTGAACCATCCATACGAAGAGCTTTAATTACTTTAAAAAATAATGAAATCAGTATGCCAATGCATATTTATGATGGATGGTATTTGGTTCAGTTAATGGATTTTTCCATATTAGATTACACCGCGATAATACATGAACGTGCTTATTTATATTTGTTAAGTAAAAAATTCAATGAAATTATGAAATATTGGATTCAAGAATTACGATCTTCATCATACATTAAGATCCTTAATTAA
- the pdxA gene encoding 4-hydroxythreonine-4-phosphate dehydrogenase PdxA codes for MIKTNKQFQRIIITTGEPAGIGPDIIIMSAQKKWPVELVVCADPHLLLDRANQINLPLKLRAYHAKKTASPCMPGELSILKILLPKKSVPGQLDVDNNDYVINTLKRASQGCLSKEFSALVTGPVHKAILNKGNIAFCGHTEFLSHINKCKKTVMMLSNSKLRIALATTHIPILSVPKVITQKSLCDTITILSEGLNQYFGILCPKIYVCGLNPHAGESGYMGQEEIETIIPALNILKKNTNCEIIGPLSADTIFQSKYIQHADVILAMYHDQGLPVLKYSGFGQSVNITFGLPFIRTSVDHGTALELSGTGSAFPNSMIMAITVAISMANKLHEKNIL; via the coding sequence ATGATCAAAACAAACAAACAATTCCAACGAATTATCATTACTACCGGAGAACCCGCTGGGATCGGTCCTGATATAATAATCATGAGTGCACAAAAAAAATGGCCTGTAGAGTTAGTTGTATGTGCAGATCCTCATTTGCTATTAGATAGAGCAAATCAAATAAATTTGCCTTTAAAATTACGTGCTTATCATGCTAAAAAGACAGCGTCTCCTTGTATGCCTGGAGAATTATCTATATTAAAAATATTACTTCCAAAAAAATCTGTGCCTGGTCAATTAGATGTTGATAATAACGATTATGTTATTAATACTTTAAAAAGAGCATCACAAGGATGTTTAAGTAAAGAATTTTCAGCATTAGTTACTGGTCCTGTACATAAAGCTATCCTGAATAAAGGAAATATAGCATTTTGTGGGCATACTGAATTTTTATCTCACATAAACAAATGTAAAAAAACTGTCATGATGTTAAGTAATAGTAAATTACGTATTGCATTGGCAACTACTCACATACCTATATTATCTGTTCCAAAAGTAATTACTCAAAAATCTCTTTGTGATACCATCACTATTCTCTCTGAAGGATTAAACCAATACTTTGGTATTTTATGTCCTAAGATTTATGTATGTGGTTTAAATCCTCATGCTGGAGAATCTGGGTATATGGGACAAGAAGAAATTGAAACTATTATACCTGCTCTAAATATTTTAAAAAAAAACACCAATTGTGAAATAATAGGACCTTTATCAGCTGATACAATATTTCAATCAAAATATATACAACATGCAGACGTAATATTAGCTATGTATCATGATCAAGGATTACCTGTATTAAAGTATTCTGGATTTGGTCAATCAGTAAACATTACTTTTGGATTACCTTTTATTAGAACTTCTGTAGATCACGGAACTGCTCTTGAGCTATCTGGTACAGGATCAGCGTTCCCCAATAGTATGATTATGGCTATTACAGTTGCGATCAGTATGGCAAATAAGCTTCATGAAAAAAATATACTATAA
- the dapB gene encoding 4-hydroxy-tetrahydrodipicolinate reductase, whose product MNDALLRIAVTGITGRMGKKIIQCIVKGEKKFSQKIILGAAITRSNASICGMDVGKLIKTNTLGITVTDSLELVKNDFDVLVDFTAPSISMEYLKFCVHNNKNIVIGTTGFNKTHEHFIMNASRKIGIVFSSNFSIGIALISRLLHKITHTIGDNSDISIVETHHNKKSDIPSGTALMMQNTIVNALRSTRSNKIMDRNVDYTTYSSESSSNRDILIHSIRAGNIIGEHTILFIGPEERLEITHKASDRTIFARGALHSAIWLGYDKIGLFDIGDTLGINALL is encoded by the coding sequence GTTACGGGAATAACCGGACGTATGGGCAAAAAAATAATACAATGTATTGTTAAGGGAGAAAAAAAATTTAGTCAAAAAATTATTTTAGGGGCCGCTATAACACGTTCAAATGCTAGTATTTGTGGTATGGATGTTGGAAAGTTAATAAAAACCAATACTTTAGGTATAACAGTGACTGATAGTCTCGAGTTAGTTAAAAATGACTTCGATGTTTTAGTAGACTTTACTGCTCCTAGTATATCTATGGAATATTTAAAATTTTGTGTTCATAATAATAAAAATATAGTTATTGGTACGACTGGGTTTAATAAGACTCATGAACATTTTATTATGAATGCATCTCGAAAAATAGGAATTGTTTTCTCTTCTAATTTTAGTATAGGTATAGCATTAATATCAAGATTGTTACATAAGATTACACATACTATAGGTGATAATTCAGACATCAGTATCGTTGAAACGCATCATAATAAAAAAAGTGATATTCCGTCTGGAACTGCTTTAATGATGCAAAACACTATTGTAAATGCATTAAGATCTACACGATCTAACAAAATTATGGATCGCAATGTTGATTATACAACATATTCATCAGAATCATCTTCTAATCGTGATATCTTAATTCATTCGATACGTGCTGGGAACATTATTGGAGAACATACTATTCTATTTATAGGACCAGAAGAACGTTTAGAAATCACACATAAAGCGTCAGATCGTACAATTTTTGCTCGTGGGGCATTACATTCTGCTATTTGGTTAGGATATGATAAAATAGGATTATTTGATATAGGAGATACTTTAGGAATAAATGCGTTATTATGA
- a CDS encoding symmetrical bis(5'-nucleosyl)-tetraphosphatase, with product MSTYFIGDVHGCYKNLRTMLDRVCFDPNVDTLHLTGDIIARGPSSLEVLRLIHNFNSSARLVLGNHELHLLKTYFGMDHKNHKDYFNKILNAPDLEELMYWLRHQPILYIDENKKIIMTHAGISPNWNICAAKKNAQEIEKILVSDYPYLIFKNIYKDVSADLHQIQINKKKLEQIQEYINVFTRMRYVYLNGQLDLKYKGIPKNAPKNIYPWFSLKKLIDPTYNIIFGHWAALKNIQIPSGIYGLDSGCCWGGALTLLRWENKETICIPCNPPA from the coding sequence ATGTCTACTTATTTCATTGGAGATGTACATGGATGTTATAAAAACTTAAGAACTATGTTGGATCGAGTGTGTTTTGATCCTAATGTTGATACTTTACATTTAACTGGAGATATAATAGCAAGGGGTCCTAGTTCATTAGAGGTGTTACGTCTAATCCACAATTTTAATTCAAGTGCTCGCCTAGTATTAGGTAATCATGAGTTACATTTATTAAAAACATATTTTGGAATGGATCATAAAAATCATAAAGATTACTTCAATAAAATATTAAATGCTCCCGATTTAGAAGAATTAATGTATTGGCTGCGCCATCAACCTATTCTATACATAGATGAAAATAAGAAAATAATAATGACACATGCGGGCATTAGTCCTAATTGGAATATTTGTGCTGCTAAAAAAAATGCCCAAGAAATAGAAAAAATCCTAGTGAGCGACTATCCTTATTTAATTTTCAAAAATATATATAAAGATGTATCTGCTGATTTACATCAGATTCAGATAAATAAAAAAAAATTAGAACAGATACAAGAATATATTAATGTATTTACCCGAATGCGTTATGTTTATTTAAACGGGCAATTGGATCTTAAATATAAAGGAATACCCAAGAATGCTCCAAAGAATATTTATCCATGGTTTTCTTTAAAAAAATTGATCGATCCTACATATAACATAATTTTCGGCCATTGGGCAGCATTAAAAAACATACAAATTCCCTCTGGAATTTATGGCTTAGATTCCGGCTGTTGTTGGGGTGGTGCACTTACCTTATTGCGATGGGAAAACAAAGAAACTATATGTATACCTTGTAATCCACCTGCTTAA
- a CDS encoding dihydrofolate reductase, which yields MIISLIVALTTNHVIGKQNVIPWCFPIDIKWFKYHTLHKPIIMGRKTFESIGKKPLLNRLNIVLSRNAINNCNDVFMVNNPGCALSLVKDTHEVMVIGGSTIYNIFLPYAQRLYLTYVNSIIDIDGDAWFPDYDIKEWKSVFNSFYKVNDDFFYCLNFKILERL from the coding sequence ATGATTATTAGCTTAATTGTTGCATTGACCACTAATCATGTAATTGGAAAGCAAAATGTTATTCCCTGGTGTTTTCCTATAGATATTAAGTGGTTTAAGTATCATACTTTGCATAAGCCAATTATTATGGGACGTAAAACATTTGAATCCATAGGAAAAAAACCACTGCTAAATAGATTGAACATTGTTTTAAGTCGCAATGCAATAAATAATTGCAATGATGTTTTTATGGTAAATAATCCAGGTTGTGCTTTATCTTTGGTAAAGGATACACACGAAGTTATGGTGATTGGAGGAAGCACAATATACAATATTTTTTTACCTTATGCGCAACGTTTATATTTAACATATGTTAACAGTATTATCGATATTGATGGTGATGCTTGGTTTCCCGATTATGATATAAAAGAATGGAAATCTGTTTTCAATAGTTTTTATAAAGTAAACGATGATTTTTTCTATTGTTTAAATTTTAAAATTTTAGAACGTCTTTAA
- the carA gene encoding glutamine-hydrolyzing carbamoyl-phosphate synthase small subunit: protein MMKPALLVLEDGNRFYGYAIGIEGETVGEVVFNTSMTGYQEIITDPSYAYQIVILTYPHIGNVGTNELDNESSCIQVRGLIIHNLATTVSNFRHTLTLSDYLIQQNVVGIAGVDTRKLTRLIREKGMQHGCIIAHDVPNANVALRRAREFPGLHGLNLAHKVSTSQQYIWNQGTWDIKSGVFATPLRLPYRVVVYDFGIKRNIMRILVDYGCLLTVVPAHTTAREIINMKPDGIFLANGPGDPNAYGYAIDSIQIFLNTTKIPLFGICLGHQLLALANGAKIIKMKFGHHGSNHPVKDMETNKVIITAQNHNFVVDKKTLPNTLKITHISLFDGTLQGIHHINKPAFSFQGHPEASPGPHDATSSLFSHFIKLIKNYRNQ from the coding sequence TTGATGAAACCAGCGTTATTGGTACTAGAAGATGGTAATCGATTTTATGGATACGCAATAGGAATTGAGGGAGAAACAGTAGGAGAGGTGGTATTTAATACATCAATGACTGGATATCAAGAAATAATTACTGATCCTTCTTATGCATATCAAATAGTAATTTTAACTTACCCTCATATTGGAAATGTTGGAACCAATGAACTTGATAATGAATCTTCTTGTATTCAGGTAAGAGGACTTATTATTCATAATTTAGCAACTACTGTTAGTAATTTTCGTCATACGTTAACTCTTTCAGATTATTTAATACAACAGAATGTTGTTGGTATTGCTGGGGTAGACACTCGTAAATTAACTCGACTAATACGAGAAAAAGGAATGCAACATGGATGCATTATTGCTCATGACGTTCCTAATGCTAATGTAGCATTACGTAGAGCTCGCGAATTTCCTGGATTACACGGGCTTAATCTTGCTCATAAAGTAAGTACTTCTCAACAATATATATGGAATCAAGGTACTTGGGATATCAAATCTGGAGTATTTGCTACTCCATTACGTTTACCTTATCGTGTAGTAGTATATGATTTCGGTATTAAACGAAACATCATGCGTATATTAGTAGATTATGGTTGTTTATTAACTGTAGTCCCAGCACATACCACAGCGCGTGAAATAATTAATATGAAACCAGATGGAATTTTTTTAGCTAATGGACCTGGAGATCCAAATGCATATGGATATGCAATTGATTCTATTCAAATTTTTTTAAATACCACTAAAATACCGTTGTTTGGAATTTGTTTAGGCCATCAATTACTAGCACTAGCTAATGGAGCAAAAATAATAAAAATGAAATTTGGTCATCATGGATCTAATCATCCAGTAAAAGATATGGAAACAAATAAGGTTATAATAACTGCTCAAAATCATAATTTTGTAGTAGATAAAAAAACTTTACCTAATACTTTAAAAATAACACATATTTCATTATTCGATGGAACATTACAAGGTATTCACCATATTAATAAACCTGCTTTTAGTTTCCAAGGTCATCCAGAAGCTAGTCCTGGGCCTCACGATGCTACATCATCATTATTCAGTCATTTTATCAAATTAATTAAAAATTACCGTAATCAATAA
- the rsmA gene encoding 16S rRNA (adenine(1518)-N(6)/adenine(1519)-N(6))-dimethyltransferase RsmA, translating to MKKIYYKNHFIQKKWSQIFLSDQNIINAIVKSINPKKYQKIVEIGPGLGALTKQILNTIDIDFLILIERDPNLVNRLIQIFNKKIKIFNQDVMTINFFDLSNQIGQKLRLIGNLPYNIATKLIIYLFKYVNVIDDMHFMFQKEVGRRICADPNNKEYGRLSIITQYHYKIIPLFKIPATSFIPIPKVESLMIRFIPHTNTPYPIVDIKKLSLLTELAFRQRRKTLRNSLSIFFNQTEIIRQGINPTLRAENITINQYCILATILNNK from the coding sequence ATGAAAAAAATATACTATAAAAATCATTTTATACAAAAAAAATGGAGTCAAATCTTTCTTAGTGATCAAAACATTATTAATGCTATTGTTAAATCTATTAATCCTAAAAAATATCAAAAAATAGTAGAAATTGGACCTGGATTAGGCGCATTAACCAAACAAATTTTAAATACTATAGATATTGATTTCTTGATATTAATAGAACGCGATCCCAATTTAGTTAATCGATTAATTCAAATATTTAATAAAAAAATAAAGATTTTTAATCAAGATGTAATGACAATAAATTTTTTTGATTTATCTAACCAAATAGGACAAAAACTACGATTAATAGGAAATTTACCTTATAATATAGCTACAAAATTAATCATATATTTATTCAAGTATGTTAATGTAATTGATGATATGCATTTTATGTTTCAAAAAGAAGTAGGCAGACGAATTTGCGCCGACCCTAATAATAAGGAATACGGAAGATTAAGTATAATAACACAGTATCATTACAAAATTATTCCATTATTTAAAATACCGGCAACTTCTTTTATTCCTATTCCAAAAGTAGAATCTTTAATGATACGCTTCATTCCACATACGAATACTCCTTATCCTATAGTTGACATAAAAAAACTATCTTTACTTACTGAGCTAGCGTTTAGACAAAGACGCAAAACTCTGCGTAACAGCTTATCTATATTTTTTAACCAAACAGAAATAATACGACAAGGAATTAATCCAACATTACGAGCAGAAAATATCACCATTAACCAATATTGTATATTGGCAACTATACTAAATAACAAATAA
- the carB gene encoding carbamoyl-phosphate synthase large subunit gives MPKRTDIQSILLLGAGPIIIGQACEFDYSGAQACKALREEGYRLILVNSNPATIMTDPDMADATYIEAIQWEIISKIIEKERPDALLPTMGGQTALNCALDLEHHGILRKFNIITIGATIDSIYKAEDRQKFRESMKKIGLDTAQSEIARDISEAMITLEKIGLPCVIRPSFTLGGNGGGVAYTEEEFKKLCRYGLSLSPNHELLIDESLIGWKEYEMEVIRDIKDNCIIVCSIENVDPMGIHTGDSITVAPAQTLTDKEYQVMRNASIMVLREIGVETGGANVQFAVNPNNGRLVVVEMNPRVSRSSALASKATGFPIAKIATKLAVGYTLDELSNDITNGCIPASFEPSIDYVVTKIPRFDFEKFPGKRNNRLTTQMKSIGEVMAIGRSQQESLQKAIRGLEIGVTGLDSKINLDHPKAFNIIKYELRNASSNRIWYIADAFRYGISLEQIFYLTNIDRWFLAQIEELIQLENDVISTGISYLNRNRLYFLKKKGFSDARLGKLIGVSENKIRALRFIYDIHPVYKHVDACAAEFSTDTSYMYSTYDGECEFQFNQSNKTIMILGGGPNRIGQGIEFDYCCVHAALALRESGYNVIMVNCNPETVSTDYDISDMLYFEPITLEDILEIVRITKPTGVIVQYGGQTPLKLAKAMEAAGVSIIGTSPDAIDQAENRERFQRSIKCLELQQPKNVTVTSLESALKNAKIIGYPMVVRPSYVLGGRAMEIVYNKKELLCYFKNAVKVSNNAPVLLDHFLENAIEVDVDAICDGQQVFIGGIMEHIEYAGVHSGDSACSLPAYTLSKNIQDKIRHQVKKLAFKFNVKGLVNIQFAIQKNEIYIIEINPRASRTVPFVSKATGIALAKIGTRVMIGQSLFDQGIIKEVIPPYFSVKEVVLPFNKFIDINPKLGPEMRSTGEVMGIGRTFEEAFAKATVSSRSYIKKHGDILLSLTEKDTDKAIDLVTKFIKNGFMLDVSYETAKMLESVGIISQMIRPVHIANTYIHKKIKNGEYSYIVDTTATNGVNGNHAASLCRIALQNNIHYGTTINGSFAAAISLAVDTTEHVISIQDMHSEIEH, from the coding sequence GTGCCAAAAAGAACCGATATACAAAGCATTTTGCTATTGGGGGCTGGTCCAATTATTATCGGGCAAGCCTGTGAATTTGATTACTCTGGAGCACAAGCTTGCAAAGCATTACGTGAAGAGGGATATCGTCTTATTTTAGTAAACTCTAATCCTGCTACAATTATGACAGATCCTGATATGGCTGACGCAACTTATATTGAAGCAATTCAATGGGAGATAATATCTAAAATTATTGAAAAAGAACGTCCAGATGCGCTACTTCCAACTATGGGAGGACAAACTGCTTTGAATTGCGCTTTAGATTTAGAACACCACGGAATTTTAAGAAAATTTAATATCATAACTATTGGGGCAACGATAGACTCGATTTATAAAGCAGAAGATCGCCAAAAATTTCGAGAATCTATGAAAAAAATTGGTTTAGATACAGCTCAATCTGAAATTGCGCGTGATATAAGTGAAGCTATGATAACTTTAGAAAAAATTGGACTACCTTGTGTTATTCGTCCTTCTTTTACTTTAGGAGGGAACGGGGGAGGTGTTGCTTATACTGAAGAAGAATTTAAAAAGCTTTGCAGATATGGATTAAGTTTATCTCCCAATCATGAACTTTTAATCGATGAATCTTTAATCGGTTGGAAAGAATATGAAATGGAAGTAATTCGTGATATTAAAGACAATTGTATAATCGTATGCTCCATAGAAAACGTTGATCCCATGGGTATTCATACTGGTGATTCTATTACTGTAGCGCCAGCTCAAACTTTAACTGATAAAGAATATCAGGTTATGAGAAATGCTTCAATAATGGTATTACGTGAAATTGGAGTAGAGACTGGTGGAGCTAACGTACAATTTGCAGTGAATCCAAATAATGGAAGACTTGTTGTCGTTGAAATGAATCCGAGAGTATCACGGTCATCAGCATTAGCTTCAAAAGCAACTGGATTTCCTATAGCCAAAATAGCTACTAAACTAGCAGTAGGATATACTCTAGATGAACTGTCAAATGATATTACAAATGGATGCATTCCTGCATCTTTTGAGCCATCTATAGATTATGTAGTAACTAAAATTCCACGTTTTGATTTTGAAAAATTTCCAGGGAAACGCAATAATAGATTGACAACTCAAATGAAATCAATAGGCGAAGTTATGGCGATTGGCCGTAGTCAACAAGAATCTTTACAAAAAGCAATTCGTGGACTAGAAATAGGAGTAACAGGACTGGATTCCAAAATTAATTTAGATCATCCTAAAGCATTTAATATTATTAAATATGAATTAAGAAATGCTAGTAGTAACAGAATATGGTACATTGCTGATGCTTTCCGATATGGAATATCTTTAGAACAAATTTTTTATTTAACTAATATCGATCGTTGGTTTTTAGCTCAAATTGAAGAATTAATACAATTAGAAAATGATGTAATATCTACTGGCATATCATACCTTAACAGAAATCGTTTATATTTTCTTAAGAAGAAAGGATTTTCTGACGCAAGATTAGGGAAATTGATAGGTGTATCAGAAAATAAAATTCGCGCACTAAGATTTATATATGATATACATCCTGTATATAAACATGTAGATGCTTGTGCGGCAGAATTTTCTACTGATACTTCTTATATGTATTCTACTTATGATGGTGAGTGTGAATTCCAATTCAATCAAAGTAATAAAACTATCATGATATTAGGAGGCGGGCCCAATCGTATTGGGCAAGGTATTGAATTTGATTACTGCTGTGTTCATGCAGCATTAGCATTGCGTGAAAGCGGATATAACGTAATCATGGTAAATTGTAATCCCGAGACTGTTTCTACTGACTATGATATATCAGATATGCTTTATTTTGAACCAATTACTTTAGAAGACATTTTAGAAATAGTACGCATTACTAAACCAACAGGTGTAATTGTTCAATACGGAGGACAAACTCCATTAAAATTAGCTAAAGCAATGGAGGCAGCTGGGGTATCTATTATAGGTACTAGTCCAGATGCAATTGATCAAGCAGAAAATAGAGAACGATTTCAGCGTTCAATAAAATGTTTAGAACTACAACAACCTAAAAATGTTACCGTTACATCATTAGAATCAGCTTTAAAAAATGCTAAAATTATAGGGTATCCTATGGTAGTTAGACCTTCTTATGTTTTAGGAGGTAGAGCTATGGAAATAGTATATAACAAAAAAGAATTATTATGCTATTTTAAAAATGCTGTTAAAGTATCTAATAATGCTCCAGTTTTATTAGATCATTTTTTAGAAAATGCAATTGAAGTAGATGTAGATGCTATTTGTGATGGACAACAGGTGTTTATTGGAGGAATTATGGAACATATTGAATACGCAGGAGTACATTCTGGAGATTCAGCATGTTCTTTACCAGCTTATACATTAAGTAAAAATATTCAAGATAAGATACGGCATCAAGTAAAAAAGTTAGCATTTAAATTTAATGTAAAAGGTTTAGTTAATATACAATTTGCAATACAAAAAAATGAAATTTATATAATTGAAATTAATCCAAGAGCGTCGCGCACAGTTCCTTTCGTATCTAAAGCTACTGGTATAGCATTAGCAAAAATCGGGACTCGAGTGATGATTGGTCAATCTTTATTTGATCAAGGTATTATAAAAGAAGTGATTCCTCCTTATTTCTCAGTAAAAGAAGTAGTGTTGCCGTTTAATAAATTTATTGACATAAATCCAAAATTAGGACCAGAGATGAGATCTACAGGGGAAGTAATGGGCATTGGGCGTACTTTTGAGGAAGCATTTGCCAAAGCAACGGTAAGCAGTCGATCTTATATTAAAAAACATGGTGATATATTATTATCATTAACTGAAAAAGATACAGATAAAGCGATAGATTTAGTTACTAAATTTATTAAAAATGGTTTTATGTTAGATGTTTCATATGAAACAGCAAAGATGTTAGAAAGTGTTGGCATTATTTCTCAAATGATTAGGCCAGTGCATATAGCTAATACATATATTCATAAAAAAATTAAGAATGGTGAATATAGTTATATTGTAGATACTACTGCAACAAATGGAGTTAACGGTAATCATGCTGCATCGCTATGTCGTATCGCACTGCAAAATAATATTCATTATGGTACTACAATAAATGGAAGTTTTGCCGCAGCTATATCATTAGCTGTTGATACTACGGAACACGTTATATCAATTCAAGATATGCATTCTGAAATAGAACATTAG